The genomic region GTGTGGCCGTGATGCACCGTCACAACATTCGCCAGGGTTGCACTCAGAAAATCCATGAAAGTGTCGGCGCCGGCGACGACGTTACCGCCGGAGTCGGTGGTATCCATCACCACGTCGTCGCTGAAAACTAGGCGCATACCGGCCCAGTCCTTGGCGTCCAATGTACGGAAGTACCGCGCCTTGAGCTGCTTGATGGCCTCGAGCTGAACGAGGGCGTCGATGCCGTCCACAGGGACTCCTTCGGCTTGCGTTCTCGGGTGTGCATAGGCAGGTGGCCGCCTCAGGCGAACGCGGGCATGACCTCATGTTCGAACAGCTTCAGGCTTGCCCATGCAAGCTCTGGCGGTATACCGCCGCACAGCGGGTGGAACTGGACGAACGGAACCGGCACCGCCCTCAGTTCGGCGACGAACTGGTCGGGGGTGAGAACCCGGTACTGGCCGGTCTCACGCAACACGTCGGCGTCGGTGACCGTGTGGTACGGCGCCGTGAGGTTGTCCTGTGCCTGCCAGGCGCCGTAGGCGTTGGTCTCGTGGAGGAAGTACGGGGCCATCTGCTCCCAGCCCTTGTCCGAGTCTTCCGCCAGCACCACGGTCTTGTTTACACCGACCGGGCAGGGACCCGGATCGGATCGGCCCAGTTTCCGGACCTCGTCGCGATAGAACTCCCAGATCTCGGGGACCGGGGGAATGAACCCGTCGGCGATCCGGGCTGCGCGCCGCGCGGCGGCCTCGCTGCTGCGACCCATGAAGAGGCTGGGACCGCCCGGTCGGAAAGGTGCTGGTGTGACCTGG from Parafrankia discariae harbors:
- a CDS encoding nuclear transport factor 2 family protein; translated protein: MDGIDALVQLEAIKQLKARYFRTLDAKDWAGMRLVFSDDVVMDTTDSGGNVVAGADTFMDFLSATLANVVTVHHGHTPEIILTSPSTATGIWAMEGRLRYADGNEINGFGHYHETYEKIGGSWRIKSSRLTRLRMD
- a CDS encoding LLM class flavin-dependent oxidoreductase, with translation MLFGLRFDFRNPKLAGTSTADRYAAALEMVEWADRLGCVTVALQEHHGSADGYLPSPLPMLAAMAARTSNVRFTVAALIAPFYDPLRLAEDMVVLDNLSRGRVDLIIAGGYVHEEFAMYGVPMKQRPARVTETITTLKAAFTGEPFTYRGRIVQVTPAPFRPGGPSLFMGRSSEAAARRAARIADGFIPPVPEIWEFYRDEVRKLGRSDPGPCPVGVNKTVVLAEDSDKGWEQMAPYFLHETNAYGAWQAQDNLTAPYHTVTDADVLRETGQYRVLTPDQFVAELRAVPVPFVQFHPLCGGIPPELAWASLKLFEHEVMPAFA